Proteins found in one Cobetia sp. L2A1 genomic segment:
- a CDS encoding efflux RND transporter permease subunit — MITAVIRWSMANRFLVVLATLFAVGWGMWSVKNTPIDALPDLSDVQVIIRTPYAGQAPQIVENQVTYPLTTTMLSVPGAKTVRGYSFFGDSYVYVLFEDETDLYWARSRVLEYLSQMQGQLPAGVSPSLGPDATGVGWIYQYALVDRSGQHDLAKLRSLQDWFLKFELKTLANVAEVASLGGMIQQYQVQLDPIRMINRGITQRQVTDAITRANQETGGALLTLAEREFMVRASGYLKTLNDFKSIPITLAADGVPILLGEVADIQRGPEMRRGIAELDGEGEVVGGVIVLRSGKNARATITAVKDKLETLKASLPEGVEIVTTYDRSKLIDRAVNNLGIKLLEEFLVVALICALFLWHLRSSMVAIISLPVGVLVSFIVMHQQGINANIMSLGGIAIAIGAMVDAAVVMIENAHKKIEEWHREHPGEVLKGVAHREVITAAATEVGPALFFSLLIITLSFIPIFTLQAQEGRLFGPLAFTKTYAMATAAGLSITLVPVLMGYWIRGNIPDEARNPLNRGLIGLYRPALDAVLRWPRMTLLIAVLLFVSMAWPLSKLGGEFLPPLDEGDLLYMPSALPGLSVQKASELLQQTNRLIKTVPEVAHVFGKAGRADTATDPAPLAMFETTIQFTPRDQWREGMTPDKLRDELDRVVQVPGLTNIWIPPIRNRIDMLATGVKSPIGIKVVGDDLAVIDRVAQNIEKVAKTVPGVSSSLAERMTGGRYIDIDIDRARAAQFGLNIADVQSIVASAIGGENIGETIEGLARYPISVRYPREWRDSLTRLEQLPILTPQGRQITLGSVAKIGVSEGPPMLKSENARLSSWVFIDVRDRDLSSVVHDLQSTIREEITLPAGISVGYSGQFEYMERANARLILVVPTTLLIIFVLLYLCFSRFTEAALIMITLPFALTGGVWCLYLLGYNLSVATGVGFVALAGVAAEFGVIMLLYLKNAWVEHQARGEDDHTGLLAAIQEGAVQRVRPKAMTVAVIIAGLLPILLDSGTGSEVMSRIAAPMVGGMISAPLLSLFVLPAAYHLIEQRKLKKARQTATS; from the coding sequence ATGATCACGGCTGTCATTCGTTGGTCAATGGCGAACCGCTTTCTAGTGGTATTGGCCACACTCTTTGCCGTGGGCTGGGGCATGTGGTCGGTCAAGAATACGCCGATCGATGCGCTACCCGACCTTTCCGATGTGCAGGTCATCATCCGGACACCCTATGCAGGGCAGGCGCCGCAGATCGTCGAGAATCAGGTCACCTACCCCCTCACGACCACGATGCTCTCCGTGCCTGGCGCCAAGACGGTGCGTGGCTACTCCTTCTTCGGTGATAGCTACGTCTATGTCCTGTTCGAGGATGAGACGGATCTCTACTGGGCACGCTCGCGGGTGCTGGAATACTTGAGCCAGATGCAGGGACAGCTTCCAGCAGGCGTGAGTCCGTCGCTGGGCCCTGATGCCACGGGCGTTGGCTGGATCTATCAGTACGCACTCGTCGATCGCAGCGGTCAGCATGACCTGGCCAAACTACGCTCGTTACAGGACTGGTTTCTCAAGTTCGAGCTCAAGACGCTGGCCAATGTCGCGGAAGTGGCAAGCCTCGGTGGCATGATTCAGCAGTATCAAGTGCAACTCGATCCAATACGCATGATCAATCGTGGCATTACCCAGCGTCAGGTGACGGATGCCATCACCCGTGCCAATCAGGAAACGGGCGGTGCGTTATTGACGCTCGCTGAACGTGAATTCATGGTGCGCGCCTCGGGGTACTTGAAGACCCTGAATGACTTCAAGTCGATACCGATAACGCTTGCTGCGGATGGCGTTCCGATATTGCTGGGCGAGGTTGCCGACATTCAGCGCGGCCCCGAGATGCGACGAGGTATTGCGGAGCTTGATGGCGAAGGTGAGGTGGTCGGCGGAGTCATCGTCTTGCGCAGTGGCAAGAATGCACGCGCCACCATCACCGCCGTTAAGGACAAGCTGGAAACGCTCAAAGCCAGCCTGCCGGAAGGTGTCGAGATCGTGACAACCTACGATCGCAGCAAGCTGATTGATCGCGCGGTGAACAATCTAGGCATCAAATTGCTGGAAGAGTTTCTGGTCGTCGCACTGATCTGTGCTCTCTTTCTATGGCACCTACGTTCATCGATGGTCGCCATCATCTCACTGCCGGTGGGCGTACTGGTGTCGTTCATCGTGATGCATCAGCAAGGAATCAACGCCAACATCATGTCATTGGGCGGCATCGCCATTGCCATTGGCGCGATGGTCGATGCTGCCGTGGTGATGATCGAGAACGCACACAAGAAGATCGAGGAATGGCACCGGGAACATCCCGGCGAGGTACTCAAGGGCGTGGCACATCGCGAGGTGATCACGGCAGCAGCCACCGAGGTTGGGCCAGCACTATTCTTCAGCCTGCTGATCATCACGCTGTCCTTCATCCCCATCTTCACGCTACAGGCGCAGGAGGGACGACTTTTTGGCCCACTGGCGTTCACCAAGACATACGCCATGGCCACGGCTGCCGGACTCTCCATCACGCTGGTGCCGGTACTGATGGGATATTGGATCCGCGGGAATATTCCTGATGAAGCACGCAATCCGCTCAATCGCGGGTTGATCGGACTGTATCGCCCCGCGCTCGATGCCGTCCTGCGCTGGCCACGGATGACGCTCCTCATTGCTGTCCTGCTCTTTGTCAGCATGGCGTGGCCGCTGTCCAAACTGGGCGGTGAATTCCTGCCGCCTCTGGATGAGGGAGACCTGCTGTACATGCCTTCGGCATTGCCCGGTCTATCGGTACAGAAGGCCAGTGAACTGCTGCAACAGACCAATCGTCTGATCAAGACCGTGCCAGAAGTGGCTCATGTCTTTGGCAAGGCGGGTCGTGCGGATACCGCGACCGACCCTGCGCCGTTGGCGATGTTCGAGACCACCATCCAGTTCACGCCTCGTGATCAATGGCGCGAAGGCATGACGCCCGACAAGTTGCGCGATGAGCTGGACCGCGTGGTGCAGGTGCCCGGGCTGACCAACATCTGGATTCCGCCTATCCGCAACCGCATCGACATGCTGGCCACCGGCGTCAAGAGCCCCATCGGCATCAAGGTGGTGGGAGATGATCTGGCCGTCATCGACAGGGTCGCCCAGAACATCGAGAAAGTGGCCAAGACAGTACCTGGCGTCAGCTCCTCGCTGGCTGAGCGAATGACAGGTGGACGCTATATCGATATCGACATCGATCGTGCTCGCGCCGCACAGTTCGGGCTCAATATCGCGGATGTGCAGTCCATCGTGGCCAGCGCCATCGGTGGGGAGAATATCGGTGAAACCATCGAAGGACTGGCACGCTATCCGATAAGCGTGCGCTATCCGCGCGAGTGGCGTGACTCGCTCACGCGCCTTGAGCAACTGCCGATCCTGACACCACAAGGCCGCCAGATCACTCTGGGATCCGTCGCGAAGATAGGCGTCAGTGAAGGGCCTCCCATGTTGAAAAGCGAGAATGCACGCCTCTCCAGCTGGGTGTTCATCGATGTGCGTGATCGTGATCTCTCGTCAGTGGTTCATGACCTGCAGTCCACCATCCGCGAGGAGATCACGCTACCTGCTGGCATCAGCGTCGGGTATTCCGGGCAATTCGAGTATATGGAGCGCGCGAATGCCCGTCTGATACTGGTAGTCCCCACGACGCTGCTGATCATCTTCGTGCTCCTGTATCTGTGCTTCTCTCGCTTCACGGAAGCGGCACTGATCATGATCACCCTGCCCTTCGCGCTGACCGGCGGAGTGTGGTGCCTGTACCTGCTGGGCTACAACCTGTCGGTCGCCACCGGAGTCGGATTCGTGGCGCTGGCCGGTGTCGCCGCCGAATTCGGGGTCATCATGTTGCTCTATCTCAAGAATGCCTGGGTAGAGCATCAGGCCCGTGGCGAGGATGACCACACAGGATTGCTGGCCGCCATTCAGGAAGGTGCCGTTCAGCGAGTCCGTCCCAAGGCCATGACGGTCGCCGTGATCATCGCCGGACTACTGCCCATCCTGCTCGACAGTGGCACCGGCAGTGAAGTCATGAGCCGCATTGCCGCGCCCATGGTCGGCGGAATGATCAGTGCCCCCTTGCTATCACTATTCGTGCTGCCGGCCGCCTATCACCTCATCGAGCAACGCAAGCTGAAGAAGGCACGGCAGACGGCTACCTCGTAA
- a CDS encoding efflux RND transporter periplasmic adaptor subunit — translation MMSPKQHDSSSHPKRKSLSGKTCLLVGMTLAIGIAGGYWLASHTLASPSAMTDSKEMEQAGKASDMSSETALGMPQESEEKAALYWYDPMFPQQHFPEPGKSPFMDMQLVPRYAGGGGDSAAISIDGSITQNLGTRTASVTRGPLTQPMDVTGQVGFNERNVSIIQARREGFVERVYARAPSDILAQDAPLADLLIPEWIRAQEEYLALRGMKVPALMEAARQRMRLVGMPPALIAKVVHQASVQPVWTVTVPTAGMLSTLDVREGMTLATGQTLATINGLQTVWLEAAVPEADAHGLVAGQAVDAALTALPGQPITGRIDAILPELSKDSRSLRVRIELDNPSGALRPGMSARVRLQGKSRQAVLSVPTEAVIKTGKRSLVMLALEKGRYQPQEVLIGVESGERTEIVAGLQEGQKVITSGQFLLDSEASLLGIDVTTLNDVATTPADSEHEARGEIRDINADGVQIAHGPLRTLGMPGMTMRFPLSTELQNATGDTRALMQALKIGSRVNFAVHQTEDGLEITQIAPVSMNDTQEVAP, via the coding sequence ATGATGTCGCCCAAGCAACATGATTCCTCTTCACACCCAAAGCGAAAAAGTCTTTCGGGCAAGACATGCCTACTCGTGGGTATGACGCTCGCCATAGGTATCGCCGGCGGATATTGGCTCGCGAGCCATACGCTGGCCTCCCCCAGTGCCATGACAGACAGCAAAGAAATGGAGCAAGCCGGAAAGGCCTCCGACATGTCCAGCGAGACGGCGCTTGGCATGCCACAGGAATCTGAGGAGAAAGCCGCTCTCTATTGGTACGACCCGATGTTTCCTCAACAGCATTTCCCTGAGCCGGGGAAATCCCCCTTCATGGACATGCAGTTGGTACCTCGCTATGCCGGAGGCGGCGGCGATTCGGCCGCCATCAGCATTGATGGCAGCATCACGCAAAATCTCGGCACACGGACAGCCTCCGTCACGCGCGGTCCTCTGACACAGCCGATGGACGTGACCGGACAGGTGGGGTTCAACGAGCGTAATGTGTCCATCATTCAAGCGCGCCGCGAGGGATTCGTTGAGCGTGTCTATGCTCGTGCACCGTCAGATATCCTGGCGCAAGATGCACCGCTGGCCGATCTTCTGATTCCGGAGTGGATCCGTGCCCAGGAAGAGTATCTCGCGCTACGAGGCATGAAGGTGCCGGCACTTATGGAGGCGGCGCGCCAGCGCATGCGTCTTGTCGGCATGCCGCCGGCACTGATTGCCAAGGTAGTGCACCAGGCAAGCGTTCAGCCGGTATGGACAGTCACGGTGCCGACGGCGGGGATGCTGAGCACCCTCGATGTGCGCGAAGGCATGACGCTTGCCACCGGGCAGACACTTGCCACGATCAATGGCTTGCAGACGGTATGGCTTGAAGCCGCAGTACCCGAGGCTGATGCTCACGGCCTGGTAGCAGGCCAGGCAGTCGATGCTGCTCTGACGGCTCTCCCCGGTCAACCGATCACAGGACGTATCGATGCCATCCTGCCAGAGCTTTCCAAGGACAGTCGTAGTCTGCGCGTGCGTATTGAGCTTGATAATCCCTCCGGCGCCTTGCGCCCTGGCATGAGTGCTCGGGTACGTCTACAGGGAAAATCTCGTCAGGCCGTACTGTCAGTGCCCACCGAGGCCGTCATCAAGACCGGTAAGCGTAGTCTGGTGATGCTGGCGCTCGAGAAAGGTCGCTATCAACCACAGGAAGTATTGATCGGCGTGGAAAGTGGCGAGCGTACCGAGATCGTGGCCGGTCTACAGGAGGGTCAGAAGGTCATCACCTCCGGACAATTCCTGCTGGATTCTGAAGCCAGTCTGCTGGGTATCGACGTCACTACGCTCAACGACGTCGCCACTACACCAGCTGACAGTGAGCACGAGGCGCGCGGAGAGATTCGCGATATCAATGCTGACGGTGTCCAGATCGCGCATGGCCCCTTGCGCACGCTTGGCATGCCAGGCATGACCATGCGCTTCCCGCTCTCCACTGAGTTACAAAACGCCACTGGTGACACTCGAGCACTCATGCAGGCTCTCAAGATCGGTAGTCGCGTCAACTTCGCGGTTCATCAGACAGAGGATGGACTCGAGATTACCCAGATTGCCCCCGTTAGCATGAATGACACCCAGGAGGTGGCACCATGA
- a CDS encoding putative quinol monooxygenase — MIWVIATITAKEGRGQDVFNELCAVSPTVREEDGCHAYHPCLDSERVASKDNEPRPDTITVVEAWESHEALQAHRETEHMQRFRDNAGDWIADGDIRILSPAG, encoded by the coding sequence ATGATCTGGGTCATCGCTACCATCACCGCCAAGGAAGGTCGTGGGCAAGATGTCTTCAATGAACTGTGCGCCGTCTCGCCGACGGTTCGCGAGGAAGACGGCTGCCACGCGTACCACCCGTGCCTGGATTCAGAACGTGTTGCCAGCAAGGACAACGAACCACGCCCCGACACCATCACCGTGGTAGAAGCCTGGGAATCTCACGAAGCGCTGCAGGCCCACCGTGAGACCGAGCACATGCAGCGCTTTCGTGACAATGCCGGCGACTGGATCGCCGATGGCGACATTCGAATCTTGAGCCCCGCTGGGTAA
- a CDS encoding TolC family protein has translation MKYSRFGVASLTTVFMTTVTAALALSLSSTASALTLNDALLLAERNAPVLAARRAGHEAARQTALPAGELPDPELKLGLQNVPISGDERGSLNSERMTSQTIGYKQQVTSRDKRAAREALADADIQKAAIEQQIALIKVRRDTAVAWISARATEQKLALFPALYDENTLLASAIRARLSSGQGGPADDIAPRIEAALLDEQRDVLIETGQEQRARLRRYIGAHADEALQGSLPDWSIPTPTLKQHLEHHPELTIYGSQLAQTEARIDTALAAKTPDWSWELDYHRRGREFGDMMSVQFSMDLPLFSGDRQDPLIAAARARHTELEAEREVALRHHIRELEEDTARYQRLVQSVTRHQDILLPLAEEKVTLQMAAYRAGNGTLEGVIAARRDRLDAHLALIESRVQRALVSARLYFTFVKLSREVAS, from the coding sequence ATGAAGTATTCACGCTTTGGCGTGGCCTCCCTGACAACCGTCTTCATGACGACTGTCACGGCAGCCCTCGCCCTGAGCCTCTCCAGCACGGCAAGTGCCTTGACGCTGAATGATGCCCTTCTATTGGCTGAGCGCAACGCGCCAGTCCTCGCTGCTCGGCGAGCAGGTCATGAAGCAGCACGTCAGACGGCGCTTCCTGCCGGTGAGCTCCCCGACCCAGAGCTGAAACTGGGACTGCAGAATGTGCCAATCAGCGGTGATGAACGTGGCTCATTGAATTCTGAGCGCATGACCAGTCAAACGATCGGTTACAAACAGCAAGTCACGAGTCGTGACAAACGCGCAGCACGCGAAGCGCTTGCTGACGCTGATATTCAAAAGGCCGCTATCGAACAACAGATCGCGCTGATCAAGGTACGTCGTGATACCGCTGTTGCCTGGATCTCGGCACGGGCCACGGAGCAGAAACTTGCCCTGTTTCCCGCGCTATATGACGAGAACACCCTCCTTGCCAGTGCCATACGCGCACGCTTGTCCTCCGGCCAGGGAGGGCCTGCTGACGATATTGCCCCGCGAATTGAAGCCGCCCTGCTGGACGAGCAACGTGATGTGCTGATTGAAACAGGACAGGAGCAGCGCGCGCGCCTGCGTCGCTACATTGGCGCTCATGCTGATGAGGCGTTGCAAGGCTCCCTACCTGATTGGTCTATCCCGACGCCGACTCTGAAACAACACCTCGAGCATCATCCTGAGCTCACGATCTATGGATCACAGTTGGCGCAAACCGAGGCGCGCATCGATACGGCACTAGCGGCCAAGACTCCCGACTGGAGTTGGGAGCTCGACTATCACCGGCGTGGACGAGAGTTTGGCGACATGATGAGCGTGCAGTTCAGCATGGACCTGCCGCTTTTCAGTGGCGATCGCCAAGACCCGCTTATCGCCGCCGCGCGAGCTCGGCATACCGAGCTCGAGGCTGAGCGTGAGGTTGCCCTGCGTCACCATATCCGTGAACTCGAAGAAGATACCGCACGCTATCAGCGTCTCGTGCAGTCGGTGACCCGCCATCAGGACATCTTGCTCCCCCTCGCAGAAGAAAAGGTGACATTGCAGATGGCCGCCTATCGTGCAGGCAACGGCACCCTTGAGGGAGTCATCGCGGCACGCCGTGACCGGCTAGACGCTCATCTCGCCTTGATAGAGTCACGCGTACAGCGGGCTCTTGTCAGCGCTCGTCTGTATTTCACCTTCGTCAAACTATCGCGGGAGGTGGCCTCATGA